The following proteins come from a genomic window of Ictalurus furcatus strain D&B chromosome 12, Billie_1.0, whole genome shotgun sequence:
- the LOC128616280 gene encoding uncharacterized protein LOC128616280 yields the protein MAFREALSMVSNATGDDDIVSIPDIVDEIRFLNKASGSNTEVPRVRFENPVLGLSNLVDKIAAPEFKNSAAVSTERGIPTSSGKAKRKTVAQVHSAGVATSKRKRSRSPPRSTDESAVNEPSTIDSCLNWNQELLDSWDACVFTPVPGDDLPSNQEAFGRDATDVIDNNRDSAEVIRTGFKVIEDRIAGFEKTFASVTERLDIIEKNQRLYNQSLVETLQKHTITHKEIIANQRRLIGEIRRVDHNQHLTAELLKQFVQLVKNKKLG from the exons atggcGTTCAGAGAGGCGTTATCTATg GTATCTAACGCTACAGGTGATGATGATATTGTGTCTATCCCGGACATCGTAGACGAAATCAGGTTTCTGAACAAGGCAAGCG GGTCGAACACAGAAGTCCCGCGAGTCAGGTTTGAAAACCCCGTGCTGG gCTTGTCAAATCTTGTAGACAAGATCGCTGCACCCGAGTTCAAAAATAGTGCTGCGGTTTCCACTGAACGCGGTATACCAACGAGCTCTGGAAAAGCCAAGCGTAAAACAGTCGCGCAGGTCCACAGCGCGGGTGTCGCTACGTCTAAACGTAAACGATCAAGATCTCCCCCACGATCGACAGACG agTCAGCTGTGAATGAACCGAGCACTATAGACTCTTGTTTGAACTGGAATCAGGAGCTGTTAGATTCGTGGGACGCATGTGTATTTACCCCGGTTCCCGGAGACGATCTGCCTTCAAACCAAGAAGCATTTGGTCGCGATGCTACTGATGTTATAGACAATAACAGAGACTCGGCGGAGGTGATACGAACCGGGTTCAAGGTCATCGAGGACCGTATTGCTGGTTTTGAAAAGACTTTTGCCAGCGTCACCGAGCGTCTGGACATTATAGAGAAGAATCAGCGTCTTTATAATCAAAGTCTTGTGGAAACTTTACAAAAACATACCATCACACATAAAGAAATCATAGCAAACCAGAGGCGTCTTATTGGGGAGATTCGTCGCGTTGATCACAATCAACACCTGACGGCGGAATTGTTAAAACAGTTTGTACAGTTagttaaaaacaagaaactcgggtga